Proteins co-encoded in one Hymenobacter swuensis DY53 genomic window:
- the topA gene encoding type I DNA topoisomerase, with product MVKNLVIVESPAKAKTIEGYLGKDFVVKSSFGHVRDLPKDNNAIDVANGFKPTYVVSADKRELISQLKKLAKEAEVVWLASDDDREGEAISWHLAETLNLTGGDKTRRIVFREITKNAILTAIDNPREIDLNLVNAQQARRVLDRLVGFELSPVLWKKVKAGLSAGRVQSVAVRLVVEREREINQHKTSSAYRVVARFDAGRGAVLEAELPTRYKTREEAEAFLARCVGATYRIENLEKKPGKRSPAPPFTTSTLQQEASRKLGFSVAQTMSVAQKLYEAGKISYMRTDSVNLSQDALAAAQEEISRAYGPEYAQTRVYKTKSASAQEAHEAIRPTDFALLKAGSDSQEQRLYDLIRKRAMASQMADAVIERTVATIGISTQPGVTLTATGEVITFEGFLKAYAESKDEEEQDEAAESSFSRGLPPLSVDQELPLQVLRATERFASPAARYTEASLVKKLEEMGIGRPSTYAPTISTIQKRGYVEKDSREGKERKFHVLTLEGDAVKTEVKTETYGADKAKLFPTDTAMVVNDFLVEHFPVIVDYQFTAKVEDEFDRIADGKEVWTDMLAGFYGTFHETVERGQNIERNTLGSNREIGLHPETGQKLTARLGRFGPYVQIEPLEGAPEGEKAVYASLRKGQFIENITLEEALELFKLPRIVGSFEDKDMTAALGRFGPYIRHDSKFYSLTKEQDPHTITAQEGVDLIENKRKTDAERLIKSFAENPDVQVLNGRFGPYIVAGKKNVKIPKGEEPADLTLERCLELADATPDKPAKGGRFAKKAAPAEKTEKADTPAKKPAAKKAATKKPAAKKATGTTGAKKAAPKAAPKAK from the coding sequence ATGGTCAAAAATCTAGTCATCGTCGAATCCCCGGCCAAGGCCAAAACCATCGAAGGTTACCTGGGCAAGGACTTTGTGGTGAAGTCTTCGTTCGGCCACGTGCGCGACCTGCCCAAGGACAACAACGCCATTGACGTTGCCAACGGGTTCAAGCCCACCTACGTCGTTTCGGCCGATAAGCGCGAGCTGATCAGCCAGTTGAAAAAGCTGGCTAAGGAGGCGGAAGTGGTATGGCTGGCGAGTGACGATGACCGGGAGGGCGAAGCCATCAGCTGGCACCTGGCCGAAACCCTGAATCTGACCGGCGGCGACAAGACGCGCCGCATCGTGTTCCGTGAAATCACCAAGAACGCCATCCTCACCGCCATTGATAATCCCCGGGAAATCGACCTGAACCTGGTGAATGCCCAACAGGCCCGCCGCGTGCTCGACCGGTTGGTGGGCTTCGAACTGAGTCCGGTGCTGTGGAAGAAGGTAAAGGCCGGTCTTTCAGCGGGCCGGGTGCAGAGCGTGGCCGTGCGCTTGGTGGTTGAACGCGAGCGGGAAATCAACCAGCACAAAACCTCCTCCGCCTACCGCGTGGTGGCCCGCTTCGATGCCGGCCGGGGCGCGGTGCTGGAGGCCGAGCTGCCCACCCGCTACAAAACCCGCGAGGAAGCCGAGGCGTTTCTGGCCCGCTGCGTGGGCGCAACGTACCGCATCGAGAACTTGGAGAAGAAGCCCGGTAAGCGCAGCCCGGCGCCGCCGTTTACTACTTCTACGCTGCAGCAGGAGGCCTCGCGCAAGCTGGGCTTCTCGGTGGCCCAGACGATGAGCGTGGCCCAGAAGCTCTACGAAGCCGGTAAGATTTCCTACATGCGAACCGACTCGGTAAACCTCTCGCAGGACGCGCTAGCCGCTGCCCAGGAGGAAATCAGCCGCGCCTACGGTCCCGAGTACGCTCAGACCCGGGTATACAAAACCAAGTCGGCCTCGGCCCAGGAGGCCCACGAAGCCATCCGCCCCACCGACTTTGCTTTGCTGAAAGCGGGTTCCGACTCGCAGGAGCAGCGACTATACGACCTGATCCGGAAGCGGGCCATGGCCTCGCAGATGGCCGACGCGGTGATTGAGCGGACGGTGGCCACCATCGGCATCAGCACCCAGCCCGGCGTCACGCTCACGGCCACCGGTGAGGTTATCACCTTTGAGGGTTTCCTGAAAGCCTACGCCGAAAGCAAAGACGAGGAGGAACAGGACGAAGCCGCCGAATCGTCGTTTTCGCGGGGGCTGCCGCCGTTGAGCGTGGACCAGGAGCTGCCTTTGCAAGTATTGCGCGCCACCGAGCGGTTTGCCTCGCCGGCGGCCCGCTACACAGAAGCTTCGCTAGTGAAAAAGCTGGAAGAAATGGGTATTGGCCGGCCTTCCACCTACGCCCCTACCATCAGCACCATTCAGAAGCGCGGCTATGTGGAAAAAGACTCCCGCGAAGGCAAGGAGCGCAAGTTCCACGTGCTCACGCTGGAGGGCGACGCGGTGAAAACCGAAGTTAAAACCGAAACCTACGGGGCCGATAAAGCCAAGCTGTTCCCCACGGATACGGCCATGGTGGTCAACGACTTTCTGGTGGAGCACTTCCCGGTGATTGTGGACTACCAGTTCACGGCCAAGGTGGAGGACGAGTTTGACCGCATTGCCGACGGCAAGGAAGTGTGGACCGACATGCTGGCCGGCTTCTACGGCACCTTTCACGAAACCGTGGAGCGCGGCCAGAACATTGAGCGCAACACGCTGGGCAGCAACCGGGAAATTGGGCTGCACCCCGAAACCGGCCAGAAGCTAACCGCCCGTCTGGGCCGCTTCGGACCGTACGTGCAGATTGAGCCGCTGGAAGGTGCGCCCGAGGGCGAGAAGGCCGTGTACGCCAGCCTCCGCAAGGGCCAGTTTATTGAGAATATCACCCTGGAAGAGGCGCTGGAGCTGTTTAAGCTGCCGCGCATCGTGGGCTCGTTCGAGGACAAGGACATGACGGCCGCGCTGGGTCGGTTCGGCCCTTACATCCGCCACGACAGCAAGTTCTATTCCCTCACCAAGGAGCAGGACCCGCACACCATCACGGCCCAGGAAGGCGTGGACCTGATTGAGAACAAGCGCAAAACCGACGCGGAGCGCCTCATCAAGTCGTTTGCCGAAAACCCCGACGTGCAGGTGCTTAACGGTCGTTTCGGACCCTATATCGTGGCTGGCAAGAAGAACGTGAAGATTCCGAAGGGCGAGGAGCCCGCCGACCTCACGCTGGAACGCTGCCTGGAGCTGGCCGACGCTACGCCCGACAAACCGGCCAAAGGCGGCCGTTTCGCCAAGAAGGCCGCGCCCGCCGAGAAGACGGAAAAAGCCGATACGCCGGCCAAGAAGCCAGCCGCTAAGAAAGCCGCCACTAAAAAGCCGGCGGCAAAAAAAGCAACCGGCACCACGGGTGCTAAAAAAGCTGCGCCCAAAGCGGCCCCAAAGGCCAAGTAA
- a CDS encoding DUF4846 domain-containing protein: MKHAVLALAAALLSCSPADSNSTKTPATAPPAPQAPAETPGRATDYKWLPAGRYNPRQTVAARFAPPRGYQRVPVTTGSFGHWLRHLPLLPMGTRVQLYNGQPKDRQDVHAAVLDLDVGTRDLQQCADAVIRLRAEYQFSQQPDQVHFHLTSGDDIRFQDWYSGTGFKVAGNAVQPTPRPAEAPTHAVFRRYLDQIFTYAGTLSLSKELRPMPLAQVQPGNVLIRGGSPGHAVLVLDVAVQPGSGRRLALLAQSYMPAQQMHVLTNVWDDTSLGAWFLLDPAATLVSTPEWTFRREELGRFE; encoded by the coding sequence ATGAAACACGCCGTTCTGGCTCTGGCGGCCGCGCTGCTCAGCTGCTCTCCCGCCGACTCCAATTCTACTAAAACGCCCGCTACGGCCCCGCCCGCCCCCCAGGCGCCGGCTGAAACGCCCGGCCGGGCTACGGATTACAAATGGCTGCCCGCCGGCCGCTACAATCCGCGCCAGACGGTGGCCGCCCGGTTTGCGCCGCCCCGGGGCTACCAGCGCGTACCCGTGACAACGGGTTCGTTCGGGCACTGGCTGCGCCACCTGCCGTTGCTGCCGATGGGCACGCGCGTCCAGCTCTACAACGGTCAGCCCAAAGACCGGCAGGACGTGCACGCCGCCGTGCTAGACCTCGACGTGGGCACCCGCGACCTGCAACAGTGCGCCGATGCCGTTATCCGCTTGCGAGCCGAGTACCAGTTCAGCCAGCAACCCGACCAAGTGCATTTCCACCTCACCAGCGGCGACGATATCCGGTTCCAGGACTGGTATTCGGGCACGGGCTTTAAGGTAGCAGGCAATGCGGTGCAGCCGACTCCGCGCCCGGCTGAGGCGCCCACGCACGCCGTCTTCCGCCGTTACCTCGACCAGATTTTCACCTACGCCGGCACCTTGTCGCTCAGTAAGGAGCTGCGGCCCATGCCCTTGGCTCAGGTGCAACCCGGCAACGTGCTCATCCGGGGCGGCTCGCCGGGCCACGCGGTACTGGTGCTGGATGTGGCCGTACAGCCCGGCTCCGGCCGCCGGCTGGCGCTGCTGGCCCAGAGCTATATGCCCGCTCAGCAGATGCACGTACTCACCAACGTGTGGGACGATACCAGCCTGGGGGCCTGGTTTCTGCTCGACCCGGCAGCTACTCTGGTAAGCACTCCGGAGTGGACGTTCCGGCGCGAGGAACTGGGCCGGTTTGAGTAG
- a CDS encoding SIR2 family NAD-dependent protein deacylase: MKKKLVALTGAGISAESGLATFRASDGLWENHRIEDVATPEGWAVNPALVLEFYNQRRGAARAAQPNAGHLALAELERDFEVVIVTQNVDDLHERAGSSRVIHLHGKLLEARSSRHEELVYLLDSDRIELGQLCEKGHQLRPNIVWFGEAVPLLELAAHEAATADVFLVVGTSLQVYPAAGLVDYVRRGTPIYIIDPHRPPVNSRPNQHFITEPATIGVAQVAAELLGRL; encoded by the coding sequence ATGAAAAAGAAACTGGTAGCGCTGACCGGTGCCGGAATTTCGGCGGAAAGCGGGCTGGCCACCTTCCGGGCCTCGGACGGGCTCTGGGAAAACCACCGCATCGAGGACGTAGCCACGCCCGAGGGCTGGGCCGTCAACCCGGCCTTGGTGCTGGAGTTTTATAACCAGCGGCGCGGAGCCGCCCGCGCCGCCCAGCCCAATGCCGGCCACCTCGCGCTGGCCGAGTTGGAGCGGGATTTTGAGGTGGTCATTGTGACCCAGAACGTGGACGATCTGCACGAGCGGGCCGGTTCCTCGCGCGTGATTCACCTGCACGGCAAACTATTGGAAGCTCGCAGCTCCCGCCACGAGGAACTGGTGTACCTACTGGACTCGGACCGGATTGAACTGGGCCAGCTCTGCGAGAAAGGCCACCAGCTACGGCCCAACATTGTGTGGTTTGGTGAGGCCGTGCCCCTGCTGGAGCTTGCGGCCCACGAAGCCGCCACCGCCGACGTGTTTCTGGTAGTGGGCACTTCCCTGCAGGTGTACCCGGCCGCCGGGTTGGTCGATTACGTGCGGCGCGGCACGCCCATCTATATCATCGACCCGCACCGCCCACCCGTGAACTCACGCCCGAATCAGCACTTCATCACCGAACCCGCCACCATTGGCGTAGCGCAGGTAGCCGCCGAGTTATTGGGCAGATTGTAA
- a CDS encoding metal-dependent hydrolase has product MASIVGHCALGATLGKLLLPERRYWPYWVLAAACAFLPDADVIGFKFHVPYASLWGHRGLSHSLLAAAVVASGLTLLTAWRRPVGAPPLGRLLLLLALATASHGVLDAMTTGGEGVAFFSPFDTERYFFPLRPIAVSPIGVKKFVGAWAARVLRSEVQWVLLPCLLVLLAQAALRRFRGPVAA; this is encoded by the coding sequence TTGGCTTCAATCGTTGGACACTGCGCGTTGGGCGCTACGCTGGGTAAGCTGCTGCTGCCGGAGCGGCGCTACTGGCCGTACTGGGTGCTGGCCGCCGCCTGCGCCTTTCTGCCCGACGCCGACGTTATCGGCTTTAAGTTTCACGTGCCGTACGCCAGCCTATGGGGACACCGGGGTCTGTCGCACTCGTTGCTGGCGGCGGCCGTGGTGGCCTCGGGCCTGACGCTGCTCACGGCCTGGCGGAGGCCGGTTGGGGCACCGCCCCTGGGCCGACTGTTGCTATTACTGGCGCTGGCCACGGCCTCCCACGGCGTGCTCGATGCCATGACCACAGGCGGCGAGGGCGTGGCGTTTTTCAGCCCGTTTGATACGGAACGCTACTTCTTTCCGCTGCGGCCCATTGCCGTGTCGCCCATTGGGGTGAAGAAGTTTGTGGGTGCCTGGGCCGCCCGGGTGTTACGCAGCGAGGTGCAATGGGTGCTGCTGCCCTGCCTGCTGGTGCTGCTGGCTCAGGCGGCGCTGCGGCGGTTTCGCGGGCCGGTGGCAGCCTAA
- a CDS encoding Ppx/GppA phosphatase family protein — translation MEYPLLKLAAIDIGSNAVRCQISAVLHYGDRYRLKRVEYVRYPLRLGEDVFATGQISEKKQAKFIKFLHALKLLMEVHDVAPNHYLICATSAMRTAQNGPAVAARIQQELGMTVQVIDGQDEASYINRVIENLLEDKKHYLHIDVGGGSTEFNIYHNRRKVASQSFEVGSIRRMQQEEAGLSTEAMRETWQRMEEWVSENARRYHVSRAIGTGGNINKLYSMAQTAPDKAAEKAITRKRIATTLDQLTSMTMEERVNVALLNPDRADVIVPAGHIYLSAMEWANVHQMLVPDVGLKDGMLQALFQDHFDEFRAADDHKPGCPKPAVQSRPTEVE, via the coding sequence ATGGAATATCCGCTTCTGAAACTGGCTGCCATCGACATTGGATCCAACGCGGTGCGCTGCCAGATTTCGGCGGTCCTGCACTACGGCGACCGGTACCGACTCAAGCGGGTGGAGTACGTGCGCTACCCGCTACGCCTGGGCGAGGACGTGTTTGCCACCGGGCAGATTTCGGAAAAGAAACAGGCCAAATTCATCAAGTTTCTGCACGCGTTGAAGCTATTGATGGAAGTACATGACGTGGCCCCGAACCACTACCTGATCTGCGCCACGTCGGCCATGCGCACGGCCCAGAACGGACCGGCGGTAGCCGCCCGCATTCAGCAGGAGTTGGGCATGACGGTGCAGGTGATTGATGGGCAGGACGAGGCTTCCTACATCAACCGCGTGATTGAAAACCTCCTCGAAGACAAAAAGCACTACCTGCATATCGATGTGGGGGGCGGCAGCACCGAGTTCAACATCTACCACAACCGCCGCAAGGTGGCCTCGCAGTCGTTTGAAGTGGGCAGCATCCGGCGTATGCAGCAGGAAGAAGCCGGCCTGAGCACCGAGGCCATGCGCGAAACCTGGCAGCGCATGGAGGAATGGGTGAGCGAAAATGCCCGCCGCTACCACGTTTCCCGCGCCATTGGGACCGGCGGCAACATCAACAAGCTCTATAGCATGGCCCAGACGGCCCCCGACAAGGCCGCCGAAAAAGCTATTACCCGCAAGCGTATTGCCACTACCCTCGACCAGCTTACCAGCATGACGATGGAGGAGCGTGTAAACGTAGCCCTGCTCAACCCCGACCGTGCCGACGTCATCGTGCCGGCCGGCCACATCTACCTCTCGGCCATGGAATGGGCCAACGTGCACCAGATGCTCGTACCCGACGTAGGCCTGAAAGACGGTATGCTCCAGGCCCTGTTCCAGGACCACTTCGATGAATTCCGGGCCGCCGACGACCACAAGCCCGGCTGCCCCAAACCTGCCGTGCAAAGCCGGCCTACGGAAGTGGAATAG
- the ppk1 gene encoding polyphosphate kinase 1, whose product MKLFKSADLIRKSKYISRDLSWLRFNYRVLDQARDASRSLFDRLRFMAITSSNLDEFFMIRVGSLYNYLDYGKERIDYSGLREMPFRRKLLDFAHRFVNDQSLTYLNDLKPLFEKNGFNVLKMSELTELELKKADGYFKNTIFPLLTPMVYDSYHGFPLMMNQMLIFGVVTRAGGGLDAEAERGQERLTFVQIPQNLSRFFELTRKDKVMFVPIEEIVRVNLPKLFRNVEIVSADMFRITRNGDFTLEESDDIDVDFIKEIQLGLKTRKKGRVVRLEVEPNASALLMQVLKDRWNIDNGNVFVINSIIDLKGLLQILKHPNFRGKGAKQPAPVAPLSLPEGADDNLFEYLKHHDVLLHHPYNNIDPMVRLLEQAAEDPHVLGIKQTIYRLAEDSRVTAALLKAAENGKHVSVLFEVKARFDEERNIREGAKLEKAGCFVIYGVSKYKTHTKMMMIIRKEGEKVTRYVHIGSGNYNEQTSRIYTDVSMLTTNDVYGHDVSEFFNVITGHSQPDDYEYLITAPKDMRQQLISLIREEVRNAKKGLPSGIVMKMNSLEDKEMIDEFYKASKAGVPIRFIVRGICCLRPGRVGLSENIEVRSIVGDYLEHSRLFYFHQAGNPKMYAGSADLMVRSFDRRIEALFLIVNPQLKREAINILYFNLRDNQNTYVMREDGAYVHRHPAPEEPVFNVHKEFYRKNFTLVGETALYDEWLSCAAIREGASTDVIEAAPSVPVDDEPNAQEPEPDLESTAIEAAEHNPETEADLA is encoded by the coding sequence ATGAAACTCTTCAAATCCGCCGACCTCATTCGGAAAAGCAAATACATCAGCCGCGACCTGAGCTGGCTGCGGTTCAACTACCGCGTGCTCGACCAAGCCCGGGATGCCAGCCGCTCGCTGTTCGACCGGCTCCGGTTCATGGCCATTACCAGCAGCAACCTCGATGAATTCTTTATGATTCGGGTGGGCTCGCTCTATAATTACCTCGACTATGGCAAGGAGCGCATCGACTATTCGGGGCTGCGCGAAATGCCTTTCCGGCGCAAGCTGCTCGATTTTGCACACCGCTTTGTGAATGACCAGTCGTTGACCTACCTCAACGATTTGAAGCCGCTATTTGAGAAGAATGGCTTCAACGTTCTAAAAATGAGCGAGCTGACGGAGCTGGAGCTGAAAAAGGCCGATGGATACTTCAAAAACACCATCTTCCCGCTGCTCACGCCGATGGTGTATGACTCCTACCACGGCTTCCCGCTGATGATGAATCAGATGCTCATCTTTGGGGTGGTTACGCGGGCTGGGGGCGGGCTGGACGCTGAGGCGGAGCGGGGCCAGGAGCGCCTCACGTTCGTGCAGATTCCGCAGAACCTATCGCGCTTCTTTGAGCTCACCCGCAAGGATAAGGTGATGTTCGTGCCCATTGAGGAAATCGTGCGCGTAAACCTGCCCAAGCTGTTCCGCAACGTGGAAATCGTGTCGGCGGATATGTTCCGCATCACCCGCAACGGCGACTTCACGCTGGAAGAGTCGGATGATATCGACGTGGATTTCATCAAGGAAATCCAACTTGGGCTGAAAACCCGCAAGAAGGGACGCGTAGTGCGCTTGGAAGTGGAGCCTAACGCTTCCGCCCTGCTGATGCAGGTGTTGAAGGACCGGTGGAATATTGACAATGGCAACGTGTTCGTTATCAATTCGATAATCGACTTAAAAGGCCTGCTTCAAATTCTCAAGCACCCCAACTTCCGGGGCAAGGGGGCCAAGCAGCCGGCCCCAGTGGCCCCGCTGAGTCTGCCTGAAGGAGCCGACGACAACCTCTTTGAGTACCTAAAGCACCACGACGTGCTGCTGCATCACCCGTACAATAACATCGACCCGATGGTACGGCTGCTGGAACAGGCTGCCGAGGACCCGCACGTGCTGGGAATCAAGCAAACAATTTACCGTCTGGCCGAGGATTCGCGCGTGACGGCGGCGCTCCTGAAGGCGGCCGAAAATGGCAAGCACGTATCGGTGCTGTTTGAGGTGAAGGCGCGCTTCGATGAGGAGCGCAACATCCGGGAAGGGGCCAAGCTGGAAAAAGCCGGCTGCTTCGTCATCTATGGGGTGAGCAAGTACAAGACGCACACCAAGATGATGATGATCATCCGCAAGGAAGGCGAAAAGGTGACGCGCTACGTGCACATCGGCTCGGGCAACTACAACGAGCAGACCTCGCGCATCTACACCGACGTGAGTATGCTCACTACCAACGACGTGTACGGCCACGACGTGTCGGAATTCTTCAACGTGATTACCGGCCACTCGCAGCCCGACGACTACGAGTACCTGATTACGGCCCCCAAGGACATGCGTCAGCAGCTGATTTCCCTGATCCGGGAAGAGGTGCGCAATGCCAAGAAGGGCCTGCCCAGTGGCATCGTCATGAAGATGAATTCCTTGGAAGACAAGGAGATGATTGACGAGTTCTACAAGGCCAGCAAGGCCGGCGTGCCCATCCGCTTCATTGTGCGGGGCATCTGCTGCCTGCGGCCGGGCCGGGTGGGGCTGAGCGAGAACATCGAGGTGCGCAGCATTGTGGGCGACTATCTGGAGCACTCCCGGTTATTCTACTTCCACCAGGCCGGCAACCCCAAAATGTACGCCGGCTCCGCCGACCTGATGGTGCGCAGCTTCGATAGGCGCATTGAGGCCCTGTTCCTGATTGTGAATCCGCAGCTCAAGCGCGAGGCCATCAACATCCTTTACTTCAACCTGCGCGACAACCAGAATACCTACGTCATGCGTGAGGATGGTGCCTACGTGCACCGCCATCCGGCCCCCGAGGAGCCGGTTTTCAACGTGCATAAGGAGTTCTACCGCAAAAACTTCACGCTGGTGGGCGAAACGGCCTTATATGATGAGTGGCTGTCCTGTGCCGCCATCCGCGAAGGGGCTTCCACCGACGTCATTGAGGCCGCGCCCTCTGTACCCGTCGACGATGAGCCTAATGCCCAAGAGCCGGAACCCGACCTGGAAAGTACGGCCATCGAAGCGGCTGAGCATAACCCCGAAACCGAAGCGGATCTGGCGTAA